A section of the Marmota flaviventris isolate mMarFla1 chromosome 19, mMarFla1.hap1, whole genome shotgun sequence genome encodes:
- the Fahd1 gene encoding oxaloacetate tautomerase FAHD1, mitochondrial, translating into MAAPRPLSRFWEWGKNIVCVGRNYADHVKEMRSAFPSEPVLFLKPSTAYAPEGTPVLVPTYCRTLHHELELGVLMGRRGRAVPEAAAMDYVAGYALCLDMTARDVQDECKKKGLPWTLAKGFTASCPVSAFIPKEKIPDPHALRLWLKVNGELRQEGETSSMIFSIPYIISYISKIITLEEGDLILTGTPEGVGPVKENDEIEAGIDGVVSMRFKVERSEY; encoded by the coding sequence ATGGCTGCCCCGAGGCCACTGTCCCGCTTCTGGGAGTGGGGGAAGAACATCGTCTGCGTGGGGAGGAACTACGCGGACCACGTCAAGGAGATGCGCAGCGCGTTTCCCAGCGAGCCCGTGCTCTTCCTGAAGCCGTCCACCGCTTACGCGCCCGAGGGCACGCCCGTGCTGGTGCCCACCTACTGCCGCACGCTGCACCACGAGCTGGAGCTGGGTGTGCTCATGGGCAGACGCGGCCGCGCAGTCCCGGAGGCCGCCGCCATGGACTACGTGGCCGGCTATGCCCTGTGCCTGGACATGACCGCCAGGGATGTGCAGGACGAGTGCAAGAAGAAGGGGCTGCCCTGGACTCTGGCCAAGGGCTTCACGGCCTCCTGCCCGGTCAGCGCCTTCATCCCCAAAGAGAAGATCCCTGATCCTCACGCACTGAGACTGTGGCTCAAGGTCAATGGGGAGCTCAGGCAGGAGGGCGAGACATCCTCCATGATCTTTTCCATTCCCTACATCATcagctacatttctaagataataaCCTTAGAAGAAGGAGATCTTATCTTGACCGGGACGCCAGAGGGAGTTGGGCCAGTTAAAGAAAATGATGAGATCGAGGCTGGTATAGACGGGGTGGTCAGTATGAGGTTTAAGGTGGAAAGGTCAGAATATTAA